One Synechococcus sp. JA-2-3B'a(2-13) genomic window carries:
- a CDS encoding RNA-guided endonuclease InsQ/TnpB family protein, protein MSQTISVRCKLIVPQELRQEIDRTLQGFANACNQILDTAKQKNCWNTAKLHHLVYRPVRAATGLKANHVCQALRRVISNAKAVKQVHKFRPTSLTLDARTFKYRESDQAVGVTLMSGRVWLKLKIGGYQIALLRGQTPTSATLSKTKQGDYYINIAVELDTPLTGKTPKVIGVDLGRRDIATASNGRSWSGEHIQAVRDRFSRVRAKVQSKRTRSSRRLLRRLSGRERRYQTWLNHNISKTLVRDAQAIGAALAFEDLTGIRDCLNQKSRSKAERRRTNNWAFYQLRMFVAYKAAIAGVPVVLVPPAYTSQTCHKCLHIHPERGKSYRNGKSFKCGHCGWEGDADHNAAQVISLLGATVNSPEIPKLSCPLGPLGIGIKPAPCA, encoded by the coding sequence ATGAGCCAGACTATCTCTGTACGTTGCAAGCTGATAGTCCCACAAGAGTTGCGTCAAGAAATTGACCGCACTTTGCAGGGCTTTGCGAATGCTTGCAACCAGATTCTCGACACCGCCAAACAAAAGAACTGCTGGAACACCGCTAAGCTGCACCACTTGGTCTATCGACCGGTAAGGGCAGCAACGGGGCTGAAAGCCAACCACGTCTGTCAGGCGCTCCGTCGGGTGATTAGCAATGCCAAGGCGGTGAAGCAAGTCCACAAGTTCCGCCCCACCAGTCTGACTTTGGACGCTCGTACTTTTAAGTACCGAGAGTCCGACCAGGCCGTGGGCGTGACCCTGATGAGCGGACGGGTTTGGCTCAAGCTCAAGATTGGCGGTTATCAAATCGCTTTGCTGCGGGGGCAAACGCCCACCAGCGCTACTCTGTCCAAGACCAAGCAAGGGGACTACTACATCAACATTGCTGTTGAGCTGGATACTCCCCTAACCGGCAAAACTCCCAAGGTAATCGGAGTTGACTTGGGCAGGCGAGATATCGCCACCGCTAGCAATGGACGCTCTTGGAGTGGAGAACACATCCAGGCCGTCCGTGACCGGTTCAGCCGTGTACGCGCCAAGGTTCAATCCAAACGCACTCGCAGCTCTAGGAGGCTGCTGAGAAGGCTCTCTGGGAGAGAACGGCGCTACCAGACATGGCTGAACCATAACATCAGCAAAACCTTGGTCAGGGATGCCCAGGCTATTGGTGCGGCACTGGCTTTTGAAGACTTGACAGGCATCAGAGATTGCCTGAATCAGAAGTCTCGAAGTAAGGCTGAGCGGCGCAGGACTAACAACTGGGCGTTCTACCAGCTCAGGATGTTTGTAGCCTACAAGGCTGCCATTGCTGGAGTACCTGTGGTGCTGGTGCCGCCTGCCTACACCAGTCAGACCTGCCACAAATGCCTGCACATCCACCCTGAGCGGGGTAAGTCCTACCGCAATGGTAAGTCGTTCAAGTGTGGACACTGCGGGTGGGAAGGGGATGCTGACCATAACGCTGCTCAAGTAATCTCTCTCCTTGGGGCGACTGTAAACTCGCCTGAAATTCCGAAACTTAGCTGTCCTCTGGGGCCGCTGGGGATTGGGATAAAGCCCGCACCCTGCGCGTAG
- the tig gene encoding trigger factor, translating into MQVTQEKRPGSRVGLKIVVEADRVKRSYEKTLRQLEQNIQIPGFRKGKAPRNLVVRQVGRERILASAVDDLINEAIQQAFKEAQLTPISRFELDDEVGQLLAQFNPEADFSFSGYVEVYPEARVGQYKGLTVTATRVDVKPEQIDQLIDRWRDQRATLLPVEDRPAQLGDVVVIDFAARDAEGNPLDEMTTQDFQLELKEDNFIPGFVAGIVGMQLDETKEIAATFPDDYFRKELAGKTVTFIVCLREIKAKELPELDDAFVQEISSFQTVAELREHLQKRLEQDALRQSEENLETAILNAILETTEVDLPETLIEQETTQLLAQSLQALRQEGIKPGELRKFLSELPPETLNQLKERHRPEAIDRLRRTLALSAIVRQEQIAVGSTELDVEVEEVMAAYAQQGQKLDRERVRQAVYESLLTNKVMAWLKSQTTVNWVDSEGNPTQAPTSLAGSEEKVEVPEAEFEADEPEAEVSGIPEAVESSSETATGAETDGEAAAAEAEPATEKAVEASPAETVSASAAEATLPVEEKAAETATEIPAAEKPKPSKKDKKGK; encoded by the coding sequence ATGCAGGTCACACAAGAAAAACGCCCTGGCAGCCGGGTTGGCCTCAAAATCGTGGTAGAAGCCGACCGGGTGAAGCGCTCCTACGAAAAAACCTTGCGTCAACTGGAGCAGAATATCCAAATTCCGGGATTCCGCAAGGGCAAGGCCCCCCGCAATCTTGTTGTGCGGCAGGTGGGCCGCGAGCGCATCCTGGCCAGTGCTGTCGATGACCTAATCAACGAGGCCATTCAACAGGCTTTCAAGGAAGCTCAGCTCACCCCCATCAGTCGGTTCGAGCTGGATGACGAGGTGGGGCAGCTCTTGGCTCAGTTCAACCCCGAAGCAGACTTCAGCTTCTCAGGATATGTTGAGGTGTACCCCGAAGCCCGCGTTGGCCAATACAAAGGGCTGACCGTTACGGCAACCCGTGTTGACGTCAAGCCTGAGCAAATTGACCAGCTCATCGACCGATGGCGGGATCAGCGGGCCACCCTCTTGCCGGTAGAAGATCGGCCTGCTCAGTTGGGGGATGTGGTGGTGATCGATTTTGCAGCCCGCGATGCAGAAGGCAATCCCCTCGACGAGATGACCACCCAGGACTTCCAGCTGGAACTCAAGGAAGACAACTTCATCCCCGGTTTTGTGGCGGGCATCGTGGGCATGCAGCTCGACGAAACCAAGGAGATCGCAGCCACCTTCCCCGACGACTACTTCAGAAAAGAGTTGGCCGGGAAAACGGTTACCTTCATCGTCTGCCTGAGGGAGATCAAGGCCAAAGAGCTGCCCGAATTGGATGATGCCTTTGTGCAAGAGATCAGCAGCTTCCAAACGGTAGCCGAGTTGCGGGAACACCTGCAAAAGCGCCTCGAACAGGATGCCCTGAGACAATCCGAGGAGAACCTGGAAACCGCCATCCTCAACGCCATCTTGGAGACTACTGAGGTGGATTTGCCGGAAACCCTCATCGAACAAGAAACGACACAACTGCTGGCCCAGAGTCTCCAGGCCCTGCGGCAGGAAGGCATCAAGCCGGGGGAGCTCCGTAAGTTCTTGTCCGAGTTGCCTCCCGAAACCCTCAACCAGTTGAAAGAGCGCCACCGACCCGAAGCCATCGACCGGCTGCGGCGCACCTTGGCCCTGAGCGCCATCGTTCGGCAAGAGCAAATTGCCGTAGGTTCCACGGAGTTGGACGTGGAGGTGGAAGAGGTGATGGCGGCCTATGCCCAGCAAGGCCAAAAGCTGGATCGGGAACGAGTACGCCAAGCCGTCTATGAAAGCTTGCTGACCAACAAGGTGATGGCTTGGCTGAAGTCTCAGACCACAGTCAACTGGGTCGATAGCGAGGGGAATCCAACCCAGGCGCCCACTTCTTTGGCAGGCTCGGAGGAGAAGGTTGAAGTGCCAGAGGCCGAGTTTGAGGCCGATGAGCCAGAAGCAGAGGTATCTGGGATCCCTGAGGCAGTTGAATCCTCATCAGAGACGGCTACGGGGGCGGAAACGGATGGAGAAGCTGCAGCTGCGGAAGCCGAGCCAGCTACAGAAAAGGCTGTAGAAGCATCCCCTGCTGAAACCGTCTCAGCCTCTGCGGCAGAGGCAACGCTCCCAGTTGAGGAGAAAGCGGCAGAGACCGCTACAGAGATCCCGGCAGCAGAAAAGCCCAAGCCAAGCAAAAAGGACAAAAAAGGCAAGTAA
- a CDS encoding LapA family protein, producing MRLFNYLILFSALLAIALFAMQNATPVTVTFAPGVSVESPLVMELLASAGIGAALAWLYSLWMRVQFSIEAREKNRQLQEKEVTITELKEMVVELEAKVKQLPPSKRAEPQEDIQDVKEVATEGSPA from the coding sequence ATGCGACTGTTCAACTACCTGATCTTGTTTTCAGCCCTCCTGGCCATTGCCCTCTTTGCCATGCAAAACGCCACCCCGGTCACGGTTACTTTTGCCCCCGGCGTCAGCGTTGAAAGCCCTCTGGTGATGGAACTTCTGGCATCTGCCGGGATTGGGGCCGCCCTCGCCTGGCTGTATAGCCTCTGGATGCGCGTACAGTTCAGCATCGAAGCCCGGGAAAAAAATCGGCAACTGCAGGAGAAGGAGGTCACCATCACCGAACTCAAGGAAATGGTGGTGGAGCTGGAAGCCAAAGTGAAGCAACTGCCCCCCAGCAAGCGCGCCGAACCCCAAGAAGACATCCAGGACGTAAAAGAAGTGGCCACTGAGGGATCCCCTGCCTAG
- the ccsB gene encoding c-type cytochrome biogenesis protein CcsB, with translation MDLAQWQALLNNVAFAISLGAMLFYWGGAAFPQMQLLAELGLAGMIGANLTMAALLTARWIDAGYFPLSNLYESLFFLAWGITALHLLALHWSRSRWVGVMTAPVVTGIVAFAALVLPEDMQVAQPLVPALQSNWLMMHVTVMLLAYAALLVGSLLSISFLIVTRGQEVHLKGNSLGLQFRPPQPQTHPEWAEATLPSPASELAYAGLRSPRPAPSSAELPPQPAPEGIPWQRLSLAEILDNTSYRLIGLGFPLLTIGIIAGAVWANEAWGTYWSWDPKETWALITWLVFAAYLHARITKGWQGRRPALLASLGFGVVWVCYLGVNFLGKGLHSYGWFF, from the coding sequence ATGGATCTGGCCCAGTGGCAAGCTCTGCTCAACAACGTGGCGTTTGCCATTTCTCTGGGGGCCATGCTGTTCTACTGGGGTGGGGCAGCTTTTCCCCAGATGCAGCTTTTGGCCGAATTGGGCCTAGCGGGGATGATCGGGGCAAACTTGACGATGGCCGCCCTGTTGACGGCCCGCTGGATCGATGCAGGCTACTTCCCCTTGAGTAATCTGTACGAGTCTTTGTTTTTCCTGGCCTGGGGGATCACCGCTTTGCACCTGCTGGCCCTCCACTGGAGCCGCAGCCGCTGGGTGGGGGTCATGACTGCCCCAGTTGTAACCGGGATCGTAGCCTTTGCTGCCTTGGTGCTGCCGGAAGATATGCAGGTAGCCCAGCCCCTCGTGCCGGCTTTGCAATCCAACTGGCTGATGATGCACGTGACTGTGATGTTGCTGGCCTACGCGGCGCTGCTGGTGGGATCCCTTCTCTCCATCAGCTTTCTCATCGTCACTCGCGGTCAGGAAGTGCATCTCAAGGGCAACTCCCTCGGCCTGCAATTTCGCCCTCCCCAACCCCAAACCCATCCCGAATGGGCGGAAGCCACCCTGCCTTCCCCGGCTTCAGAACTGGCCTACGCCGGCCTCCGCTCCCCCCGTCCTGCCCCCTCGTCGGCTGAACTCCCCCCCCAACCGGCCCCCGAAGGGATCCCCTGGCAACGGCTGAGCCTGGCAGAAATCTTGGACAACACCAGCTACCGGCTGATCGGGCTGGGGTTCCCCCTGCTCACCATCGGCATTATTGCCGGCGCCGTTTGGGCCAACGAAGCCTGGGGTACCTACTGGAGCTGGGATCCGAAAGAAACCTGGGCTTTAATTACCTGGTTGGTCTTTGCCGCCTATTTGCACGCCCGCATCACCAAAGGCTGGCAAGGCAGACGCCCCGCCCTCTTGGCCAGCTTGGGTTTTGGAGTGGTTTGGGTATGTTACCTGGGGGTCAACTTTCTGGGCAAAGGCTTACACAGTTATGGCTGGTTTTTCTGA
- a CDS encoding AI-2E family transporter, with protein MSWRVTFAQWLGLGALLGLLVLLWQIRQILLLVFAAIVLAVALDTLAQIPQRYGFRRGPSIVITSLTVLVAAILVGLIVVPPLAEQLRWLFTDGVPAGIVQAQRLFESLILSLPTDIELPTLRELANSLVPQATELVRQVRDFFSESFTAFFGTLLNLLFVIILTILLLADPQAYSRAFVSVFPAFYRPRIRYILKRCELALRGWLMGILFTSTLVMLLSGIGLWILGVPLILANAVLAGLFNFIPNIGPTLSVVAPMLVALTDAPWKSLAVLGLYILIQQLESSVFTPIVMSRQVSLLPALTLVAQVTSAFFFGVLGLFLAVPLAAILQVWIQEVLIRDVLDPWQGSRLRPLLRLESGENGIQSSTQDPIPPPQSVRDG; from the coding sequence GTGAGCTGGCGGGTGACCTTCGCCCAGTGGCTGGGGCTAGGGGCGCTGTTGGGCCTGCTAGTTCTGCTTTGGCAGATCCGGCAGATCCTGCTGTTGGTGTTCGCGGCCATTGTGTTGGCAGTAGCATTGGATACCTTGGCCCAGATCCCACAGCGCTACGGCTTTCGGCGTGGCCCCTCAATTGTCATCACCAGTTTGACGGTTTTGGTGGCCGCGATCTTGGTGGGGCTAATCGTGGTGCCCCCCCTGGCGGAGCAGTTGCGGTGGCTGTTTACCGATGGGGTGCCCGCCGGGATCGTGCAAGCGCAGCGGCTGTTCGAGAGCTTGATTCTCTCTTTGCCGACGGATATTGAGCTGCCGACGCTGCGGGAATTGGCCAATAGCTTGGTGCCCCAGGCCACCGAGTTGGTGCGACAGGTGCGCGACTTTTTCTCCGAGTCCTTCACTGCCTTTTTTGGCACCCTGCTCAACCTATTGTTTGTAATCATCCTCACCATTTTGTTGTTGGCGGATCCCCAAGCCTACAGTCGCGCTTTTGTCTCGGTTTTCCCGGCCTTTTACCGTCCCCGCATTCGCTACATCCTCAAGCGCTGTGAGCTGGCGCTGCGAGGGTGGCTGATGGGGATCCTCTTCACCAGCACCTTGGTGATGCTGCTGAGTGGGATCGGGCTGTGGATTTTGGGGGTGCCCCTGATCTTGGCCAATGCGGTGCTGGCGGGATTGTTCAACTTCATCCCCAATATCGGCCCCACCTTAAGCGTGGTAGCCCCCATGCTGGTAGCCCTCACGGATGCCCCTTGGAAGTCCTTGGCAGTGCTGGGGCTGTATATCCTGATCCAGCAGTTGGAAAGCAGCGTCTTCACCCCCATCGTTATGTCCCGACAGGTGTCGCTCCTGCCCGCCCTAACCCTAGTAGCTCAAGTTACTTCAGCCTTTTTCTTTGGGGTGCTGGGCCTGTTCCTGGCCGTGCCTTTGGCGGCAATCCTGCAGGTGTGGATTCAGGAGGTGCTAATTCGGGATGTCCTGGATCCCTGGCAGGGATCCCGATTGCGGCCCTTGCTCAGGTTGGAAAGTGGAGAGAATGGGATCCAGAGCTCCACCCAGGATCCCATCCCGCCGCCGCAATCGGTGCGAGATGGTTAA
- a CDS encoding RNA-guided endonuclease InsQ/TnpB family protein, with translation MSQVLTISCKLKVSPSQAAKLDATMDAFVQALNWVNQNTPEKVVNAVKLQSLCYYEIRARFGLSSNLARTTSRLRDQQVCRRVAGSRKVAKQKKRPVKEFKSGFVTYDARIFSFRQKDWTVSLTTVEGRERFELAIGNYQRGMLAGSNPKSATLVKRKDGSYYIQICVEKKPPKQQDTDKVIGVDLGRIDIAHTSEGKNWNGQQLNKVRDHYSRLRAVLQRKASKGTRSSRRRCRQLLQRLSGKERRFQTWVNHRISKAIVSRAKTTNSAIALEDLTGIRERVNQQPRSKAERRRTNNWAFYQLRMFVVYKAAIAGVSVVLVPPAYTSQTCHRCLHIHPDPTQSYRSGKQFKCGHCGWEGDADWNGANMIAKLGAAVNRPRGPWLACQLQGYRKPALYCEVVRVG, from the coding sequence ATGAGCCAAGTCCTGACCATATCCTGTAAGCTCAAGGTGTCCCCGTCGCAAGCCGCCAAATTGGACGCGACGATGGATGCCTTTGTACAGGCATTGAACTGGGTCAACCAAAACACACCAGAAAAAGTAGTCAACGCAGTCAAACTCCAATCCCTTTGCTACTACGAGATTCGAGCCCGGTTTGGCTTGTCCAGTAACTTGGCAAGGACTACGTCCCGCTTACGCGACCAACAGGTGTGCAGACGGGTAGCGGGTTCCCGCAAAGTGGCTAAGCAGAAAAAGCGTCCCGTCAAGGAGTTTAAGAGCGGCTTTGTTACCTACGACGCTCGCATCTTTTCGTTCCGTCAAAAAGACTGGACGGTGTCGCTGACCACGGTGGAAGGGAGAGAACGCTTTGAACTGGCCATTGGCAACTACCAGCGTGGGATGCTGGCTGGTTCCAACCCCAAATCTGCCACCCTGGTCAAGCGCAAAGATGGCTCCTACTACATCCAGATTTGCGTAGAGAAAAAACCACCCAAGCAACAAGATACCGACAAGGTGATCGGGGTGGATTTGGGAAGAATAGATATTGCTCATACCTCAGAGGGGAAGAACTGGAATGGACAGCAGTTAAACAAGGTACGAGACCACTACTCCCGGTTGAGGGCGGTACTCCAACGCAAAGCCAGTAAGGGCACACGCAGTTCGCGGCGCAGATGCCGTCAACTGCTGCAACGGCTGTCTGGCAAGGAAAGACGCTTTCAAACGTGGGTCAATCATCGCATCTCTAAAGCTATTGTCTCTAGGGCAAAGACCACAAACAGCGCTATTGCCCTGGAAGACCTGACAGGGATCCGGGAAAGGGTCAATCAACAGCCACGCAGCAAAGCTGAGCGCCGCAGAACCAATAACTGGGCGTTCTACCAGCTTAGGATGTTTGTGGTCTACAAGGCTGCCATCGCCGGAGTGTCTGTAGTACTGGTCCCGCCTGCCTACACGTCGCAGACCTGCCACCGGTGTTTGCACATCCATCCCGATCCTACGCAATCCTATCGCAGTGGGAAGCAGTTTAAGTGTGGGCACTGTGGATGGGAAGGGGATGCGGACTGGAATGGAGCCAACATGATTGCTAAACTTGGGGCTGCCGTAAACCGGCCTAGAGGTCCGTGGTTGGCTTGCCAACTGCAGGGCTACCGAAAGCCCGCCCTGTACTGCGAAGTAGTCAGGGTCGGGTAG
- the xseA gene encoding exodeoxyribonuclease VII large subunit gives MTLAARSSGMEFLLTDEAPLLSVGGVSRYLKSLLAGDPYLARLWVSGEVSSCQRNRNGHLFLTLTDPETGDVLKGVVWQSQTSRLSFWPEVGQQVLALGQLGIYSGGSHYRLVIWQLLPAGEGLLALRFQQLKARLSAEGLFDNQRPLPVHPQCIAVVSSPHAAGWGDIRRTLNQRYPGLRVLFSPAQVQGEAAPESIVRAIRRVEQDGRAEVLLLARGGGASEDLACFNDERVVRAIAECRIPVVTGIGHQRDETLADYAADYAAHTPTAAAERIVPDLGELQRQGSQLRQKLIERTRQALERAQQRLQQAQHHLAYVHPERLLQQAQDRLTQHQHRLLQAVRHRFQQRQQHQQALQDRLQALDPEAILKRGYALVRDEEGSLIRTHRLPPQTRLMIQLASGSLWVRVEESHEPPQT, from the coding sequence GTGACTTTAGCCGCCCGCAGCAGTGGGATGGAGTTTTTGCTCACGGATGAAGCTCCCCTGCTCTCGGTGGGGGGAGTGTCCCGTTATTTGAAATCGCTGCTGGCCGGGGATCCCTACTTGGCCAGGCTGTGGGTGAGCGGGGAAGTATCCAGTTGCCAGCGCAACCGCAATGGCCACCTGTTCTTGACCCTGACCGATCCGGAAACCGGCGACGTTCTCAAGGGGGTGGTCTGGCAGAGCCAAACTTCCCGGCTCAGTTTCTGGCCGGAAGTGGGGCAACAGGTGCTTGCCCTTGGGCAACTTGGCATCTATAGCGGCGGCAGCCATTATCGCCTCGTCATCTGGCAATTGCTGCCTGCCGGGGAAGGGCTGTTGGCGTTGCGATTTCAACAGCTCAAGGCCCGCCTCAGTGCCGAGGGCTTGTTCGACAACCAACGACCTCTGCCTGTTCATCCCCAGTGCATTGCCGTCGTCAGTTCCCCCCACGCTGCCGGCTGGGGAGATATTCGGCGCACCCTCAACCAGCGCTACCCCGGGCTACGGGTGCTGTTCTCCCCAGCTCAAGTGCAAGGGGAGGCGGCCCCGGAATCAATTGTGCGGGCCATTCGCCGGGTGGAACAGGATGGGCGGGCGGAAGTGCTTCTTTTGGCGCGGGGCGGTGGAGCCAGCGAAGATTTGGCCTGTTTTAACGATGAGCGGGTGGTGCGAGCCATTGCCGAATGTCGGATCCCGGTGGTCACCGGGATTGGCCACCAGCGGGATGAAACCCTGGCTGACTACGCTGCCGACTACGCCGCCCATACCCCAACGGCAGCTGCCGAGCGGATCGTGCCGGATCTGGGGGAATTGCAGCGTCAGGGATCCCAGTTGCGCCAGAAGTTGATCGAACGCACTCGCCAAGCTTTGGAAAGGGCCCAGCAGCGTTTGCAGCAGGCCCAACACCACCTGGCTTACGTGCATCCAGAGCGGCTGTTGCAACAGGCTCAGGATCGCTTGACCCAACACCAACATCGCCTGCTCCAAGCCGTGCGCCATCGCTTCCAGCAACGCCAACAGCACCAACAGGCCCTGCAAGATCGCCTCCAAGCGCTCGATCCCGAAGCCATTCTGAAACGGGGCTATGCCTTGGTGCGAGATGAAGAGGGATCCCTGATCCGCACCCATCGCCTGCCTCCCCAAACCCGCCTGATGATACAACTGGCCTCGGGAAGCCTATGGGTACGAGTAGAGGAGAGCCATGAGCCGCCGCAAACGTGA
- the xseB gene encoding exodeoxyribonuclease VII small subunit — protein MSRRKREEPWRYEAAIAEVETLIAQIESGELDLAEVVERFQQAAQTLKTCADFLEQKRQQVEIIIEQLGQEEEDLPES, from the coding sequence ATGAGCCGCCGCAAACGTGAGGAGCCGTGGCGCTATGAAGCAGCCATTGCCGAGGTGGAAACTTTGATTGCCCAGATTGAATCGGGGGAACTGGATCTGGCAGAAGTGGTGGAGCGCTTTCAACAGGCCGCCCAAACCCTGAAAACCTGCGCGGACTTTTTAGAGCAAAAGCGGCAGCAGGTGGAGATCATCATCGAGCAATTGGGCCAAGAGGAAGAAGACCTGCCCGAATCATAG
- the folD gene encoding bifunctional methylenetetrahydrofolate dehydrogenase/methenyltetrahydrofolate cyclohydrolase FolD yields the protein MPAKILDGKALAARLQAEMAAQVQAWIPQVGRPPGLAVLRVGEDPASAAYVRGKERACERLGIASFGRHFSAQDSPAHLLDTIDQLNQDERVDGILVQLPLPPGWDPIPPLLAINPDKDVDGLHPLNLGRLLRGEPGLRSCTPLGVMRLLQAEGIPIAGRKAVVVGRSILVGKPLSLMLLAADATVTLAHSRTPDLAEVTRAADIVVMAVGRPRLLRADMVKPGAVVIDVGINRIETPTGAEQLVGDVDYEAVKELAAAITPVPGGVGPMTVTMLLANTLQSYKLRSHLCSHY from the coding sequence ATGCCCGCAAAGATCCTCGATGGCAAAGCCTTAGCCGCCCGCTTGCAAGCGGAGATGGCCGCCCAAGTGCAAGCTTGGATACCCCAGGTGGGGCGGCCACCGGGATTGGCAGTGCTGCGGGTTGGAGAGGATCCCGCCAGTGCGGCTTACGTGCGTGGCAAAGAGCGGGCCTGTGAGCGGTTGGGCATTGCTTCTTTTGGCCGACATTTTTCCGCCCAAGACTCCCCTGCCCATTTGCTCGACACCATCGACCAACTCAATCAGGACGAGCGGGTGGATGGCATCCTCGTCCAACTGCCCCTGCCCCCCGGCTGGGATCCCATCCCCCCCCTTCTGGCCATCAATCCCGACAAAGATGTGGATGGACTCCATCCCCTCAACCTGGGCCGGCTGTTGCGCGGCGAGCCCGGCCTACGCAGTTGTACCCCCTTGGGCGTGATGCGCCTGTTGCAAGCAGAAGGGATCCCGATTGCAGGCCGAAAGGCAGTGGTGGTTGGTCGCAGCATCTTGGTGGGCAAGCCCTTGAGCTTGATGTTGTTGGCCGCCGATGCGACGGTCACCCTAGCCCACTCCCGCACCCCCGACTTGGCAGAAGTGACCCGCGCCGCCGACATTGTGGTGATGGCCGTGGGCCGCCCCCGCCTATTGAGGGCAGACATGGTGAAACCCGGCGCGGTGGTCATCGACGTTGGCATCAACCGCATCGAGACCCCCACCGGAGCCGAGCAATTGGTGGGAGATGTGGACTATGAAGCGGTCAAAGAGTTGGCCGCTGCCATCACGCCCGTACCGGGAGGCGTAGGGCCGATGACGGTAACGATGCTGCTGGCCAACACCCTACAGAGCTATAAACTGCGCAGCCACTTGTGTAGTCATTATTAA
- a CDS encoding Npun_F5749 family FMN-dependent PPOX-type flavoprotein: MKDPKGNSTADPSWRALIQAALHRNRSDPSVRYLQLATVDPQGHPRNRTVVFRGFLGDTDRIQLAVDSRSEKIRQIAHCPQAQICWYFCKTREQFRIAGTLEAIAADHPDPQAQRQRQQLWQQISEKGRLLWFWPEPKGPLAPPEAFIQELPKEKDLLPPQTFVALLLEPTEVDHLQLKGDQIYPQLRTVYERTSKGWQRRAVNP, encoded by the coding sequence ATGAAAGACCCGAAGGGCAATTCTACTGCGGATCCCTCTTGGCGGGCGCTGATTCAGGCGGCACTGCACCGTAACCGTAGCGATCCCAGTGTGCGGTATTTGCAATTGGCCACGGTGGATCCCCAGGGGCATCCGCGCAACCGCACGGTCGTTTTCCGGGGGTTTTTGGGCGATACCGACCGCATTCAATTGGCGGTGGATAGTCGCAGCGAGAAGATCCGACAAATTGCCCACTGCCCCCAAGCCCAGATCTGCTGGTATTTCTGCAAAACCCGCGAGCAATTCCGCATCGCTGGCACCCTTGAGGCCATCGCCGCGGATCATCCGGATCCCCAAGCCCAGCGCCAGCGGCAGCAGTTGTGGCAACAGATATCGGAAAAAGGACGGCTCCTCTGGTTTTGGCCGGAACCCAAAGGGCCGCTCGCCCCGCCAGAGGCTTTTATCCAGGAGTTGCCCAAAGAGAAAGATCTGCTGCCTCCGCAGACCTTTGTGGCTTTACTGCTGGAGCCAACGGAGGTGGATCACCTACAGCTTAAGGGGGATCAGATCTATCCCCAATTGCGGACGGTGTACGAGCGCACTTCCAAAGGGTGGCAGCGTCGGGCCGTGAATCCCTGA